DNA sequence from the Rattus rattus isolate New Zealand chromosome 2, Rrattus_CSIRO_v1, whole genome shotgun sequence genome:
CTAGTTGGACTGGTTGGAAATGCCACAGTGCTATGGTTCCTGGGCTTCCAGATGCCTAGGAATGCCTTCTCTGTCTACATCCTCAACCTGGCTGGTGCTGACTTCCTATGCATTTGCTTTCATATTGgactttatttttatagtatCTTTGACATTGGTTTCATCCCCAACGAAGTTCCTgattttttcattgttgtgataAACTTTGCATACCTTTGTGGCCTGAGCATTCTTAGTTCCATTAGCCTTGAACGCTGCCTGTCTGTCCTGTGGCCCATCTGGTATCGCTGCCAACGCCCAAGGCACACATCAGTTGTCATATGTACCTTGCTTTGGGTCATGTCCCTAGTCTTGAGCCTCTTGGAAGGAAAGGAATGTGGTTTCCTATTTGATTTAAGTCATTTTCATTGGTGTCTGATATTTGATTTTATCACTACTGCatggttaattattttattcgTGGTTCTCTTGGTGTCCAGTCTGGCCTTGGTGATTACTATCTTCTGTGGCTTACACAGGATTCCTGTGACCAGGCTGTATGTGGCCATTGTTTTAACAGTGCTGGTCTTCCTGCTACTTGGTCTGCCCTATGGGATCTATTGGTTCCTCTTAGTGTGGATTGAGGAATTTAATTATGCTTTACCTTGTAGTTTTCATCCAGTGACATTATTTCTATCCTGTGTTAACAGCTGTGCCAACCCCATCATTTACTTCCTTGTAGGTGCCATTAGGCATCATCGGTTCCAACGGAAGTCTCTCAAGATACTTCTGCAGCAAGCCATGCAAGACACTCCTGAGAACGAAGAATGTATAGAGATGGGTTCCTCTGAAAGATCTAGAGAGATTAAAAACAGTCTGGAAGAGACTAAGAGCTGCCTTGATCAGTCATAAATAGTTTTGAATAGAACTATGTCCTTATCAGTTTGTGCCATTTTCATACCATTGTTTAGTTGGTGACCCAAGGAAACTCAGTTGGGAAAGTAGTCAATGTTGTAGAAGTTGATTGATATTTGACTTGTTATAAATGCTAAGTATAGTATTTCTGCAGTTATCTTGCTCAGGGCTTTCCCATCTTCTTTTGATGTTACTTCTTGTAAACTGTATGGTGTCCAGGAGAGCTTTTGACCACAATTGACAAATCCCTTCTTTAGAAGAAGGCTGAATAAAGTGCAGGAAAGAGTTGCATTGCTTAACTTACTTGACTTGATAGTGGATACATTCATGTTATAGTTTGCAAAATAGTATCTTGTTTTAAAGCAAACTTTGCTTCAGTGTTGAAGGGTTAAATAGATATGATTTATAATCCCAGATGTTATTAATTTCTGTAGGTTTTGATGAATGTTTGGAGCAATAGtctttttcatataaatttcttagtaaagaaataaacattCTCAAGAGAAGTTGTTAAATCATTATTTGCCCATTGGAGTCCTCATCTTCAAGTTCACTTGTGTTCAAATTTCAGCATTGGAAGAGTCCAGTCAGGCTTTATAATGAGATCCATCAGCATCCATATGCACAGGGAGATGGAGAATGTCTGTCCTCTGTTCCCTTTACAGTGTACTACTTAGCATCCCATGGTTGAGTCTTGTCTTTGTCATGATTCTCCTACTCTCTGACTGTATAATCCCTCATGACAAGTTTCCAATGAGATCCTCTAGCATAGGCTCCCTTGAAAtcaaacttattttaaatttataccaTTTCCAGGAGCCCACAGCatttattaattatgtaaaatttaGTAACATTTTCCATAAAATAATACTTCTTTTGTAAAACTGCAGTATGTGATAGTTTCAATTGTCCTACAATTAAGAGAATACAATATCAACAGACTAAAATAAGCAAACCACAgtctcacaggcccacaggagtgACAAGCTCCAGTTAGAGGCAGCATGACCAACTAAcctcagagataaccagatagagagagaggcaagcacaagaacctaagcaacagaaaccaagagtacttggcatcgtcagaacccagttctcccactacagcaaacaatggatacccaaacacacctgaaaagcaagatttggatttaaaagaacataccatgatgatgatagaggactttgagcaggacataaataactctctaaaagaaatacaagagaacacaggtaaacaagtagaagctcttaaagaggaaacacaaagagcCCTTAGAGAATTacgggaaaacacaaccaaataggagaaggaattgaacaaaacaatccaaaatctaaaaatggaaatagaaacaataaagaaatcacaaagggagacaaccctgtagatagaaaacctaggaaatagatcaggagtcataggcccaagcatcaccaacagagtacaaggcatagagaagagaatctcaggggcagaagataccatagaaaacattaatgtcaaaatagtcaaagaaaatgcagaaagtaaaagctcctaactcaaaacatccaggaaacccaatatacaatgagaagaccaaacctgaggataatatgtatagaaaagagctaagattcctaacttaaagggtgagtaaatatcttcaaaaattgtagaaaaaaactttccctaccctaaagaaagatgcccatgagcatacaagaagcctacataactccaaaaagattggaacataaaatatatttctcttgtcacataatagtgaaaacaacaaatacacaaaacaaagaaacaatattaaaagcagtaagggaaaacatCAAGTAATATATacagacagacctatcagaactataccagacttctcacaagacgatgaaagccagaagatcctaaaTACATGTCATATAggcactaacagaatacaagggtgagcccaggctactatattatattatattcagCAAACCTCTCAATTACCAGAGATGGGGAATCCAAGATATTCTATGCAAAACCAAAATgatacaatatatttccacaaatacagcactacaaaggataatagataaaaaattctccagcacaaggagggaaaccacaccctaaaaaaatcaagaaagtaatcttgcaacaaacccaaaagaacatagccacacaaacaaaTTCCaaatgtaacaacaaaaataacaggaaacaacaatcattatttcttaatattgaTTAacacaatggactcaattccccaataaagagacatataCTAACAGACTAGATCCATAAACAtcacctagcattttgctgcatgcaggaaacatatctcagtgacaaagacaaacattgcctcagagtgaaaggttggaaacAAATTTCCAAGTAAACAGTTCCAAGAAAGAatctgaggattattgaatgactgaaaagcaactaaagatatgttcaacatccctagtcatcagggaaatgcaaatccaaacaaccctgatattccacctcataccgttcagaatggttaagataaaatctcaggtgacagcagatactggctctggaaatcagtctggaggttcctcagaaaattggacattctactacctgaggacccagctatacctctcctgggcatatacggaaaagatgctccaacatacaacaaagacacatgctccactatgttcataacagccttatttaaatAGTCAGAATccgaaaagaacccagatacccttcaacacaggaatgtattaaaaaatgtggtacatctacacaatggagtactactcagctatcaaaaacaatgacttcatgaaattcataggcaaatggaatgaactagaaaatatcatcctgagtgaggtaacccaatcacatataaacacacttggtatgcactcattgataagtggatatgagcccagaagcttgaattacccaggatgcaatccacaaaccacagaaagctcaagaagaaggatccccaaaatgtggatgctcacattccttcttaaaaggggactaaaaatatccataagaagagatatagaagcaaagtttagaccagcaactgaaggaatgaacattcagagcctgacccacatgtggcccatatatatacagccaagaaaactagataagattgatgaagctaaaaatgcatgctgaaagggactggatatagatctctcctgagagacatatccagatcatgtccaatacagaggtcaacgctagcagcaaaccactgaagtgagaacaggacccccttggggagaattagaggaagtattgaaagagttaaaggagcttgcaaccccacaagaacaacaatgccaaccaaccagagcttccagggactaaaccactactgaaagactatacatggactgacccagggctccaactccatatgtagcagaaaaaagtcttgttggggcaccagtggaaagggaaagcccttgctcctgccaaggttggacccctagtccaggggaatatggggggcagtaaggggatgaATGGGGGAAATCCCTGCATggggagggggcttatggacaagaaaccaggaaagggaataatatttgaaatgtaagtaaagaaatatacctaataaaaatcacttaaaaataaataaaaatccaataaaagataaacagaaattatacagatacacaatgaaactaatagatgttacaagccaaatggatttaacaaacatctacagaacatttcaccttaaaacCAGAGAATATagctcctcagcacctcatggtatgttcttcaaaatcaaccatataattgttcacaaaacaaccctcagtcaatacaagaagatggaaataatcccatgaattctatcagaccaccatggcctgcGGCTGATCTTCAATAAGAACTAAAATAACAGAGGGCCCACATACAcgtagaaactgaacaactctactcaatgataacttgttcagggaagaaaaaagaaagaatttgaagacatgaaatttaatgaaatgatgacacagcatacccaaacttatgtgacaccgtgaaagcagtgctgagaggaaaattcatagaaCTAATGCCCTGgtaaagagactggagagatcttacactagcaacttatcAGCGCACCTGAGAGCTCCAGtacataaaaaacaaattcacccaagaggagtagactgcaggtaATAGTCAAACTCAAGGCCAAAACCAAccacatagaaacaaagagaagaacaagaagattCAGCCAAACCAATAGCTGGTTCTGTGAGagaattaacaagatagatacacTCCCTAGCTAAattaactaaagggcccagaggcagtatccaaattaacaaaatcagaaatgaaaagggaaacatgaaaacagaaactgttAATGTGGCTAATGTTTGTCAAGAACACGTCTCCCAAGCAGAAAGCATGACATTGTGATGTCAGTGTAAACTCCCTGCAATGGCTGTACTCTGACTTGAACTATCTAAGTTCAGCCCACTGAACTGCTAACTTTGGATAGAGAGGATGCTCCAACAACTGTGCCACTGCTTCTGGACTATCAGTAGGTATCTGATTTGGGAAGAAAACGATGGTCCTACAGAGAATCTAAGGCCATATTTAATGAAGGTGTTCGGGAAAGAACTGTGTTTCTACCACTACTGAGTAACATAAAGCAAATAGGGGAAGGCAGGGCAGCTGATCTATGAGTATGAGACGAGCAGATATCAggggaaaatattattttccaaagATCTGACTACAAACTAGTGCATTGCTACCCCAAACTATCTGAATGGTATTTTAATCCTAATTCTAAATATAGAGTAAGAGAATTCACTAAGGAGagtaatagaaatttaaaaatagaccGATTAATGTGCCAAGGAAGGTTGTTAGTAACAAATAAGAATTTGTCTGAGCTTTAGTATGGTAAGGGTAGTGAGTCATTTTAATGTGTACATTAAATGTAAATGAGTCTTTCCCAGAAAGTATGAGATGATGAGTGATCATATTCTTTTACTGGTAAAGAGAAAGCGTTTGAAGACATCTTCCAATACAATAAGTGTGTGCCAATAGACGGTGTCACTTTATACACTCAGGTATCTTTGTCAACTACACACGGAGGGAGGAATATCAACAAGAAATGGGCACTTCAAATCCAAACTATGAGTTTTTTTCAGCTAATTTCTAAAATCCAAGGAGAGTATCCAATTGAATGAGTGGAGGATAGGCAAATAGAAACAGATGATATATACAACTGAGTGCATGAGTTCTTTCTTGCTTCAGAAAAGACAACTGTCATTCTTCCCCATTGCTAGTGATTTACCaggcagacagaaacaaagaaaaaagatgttaCATTCTGTAGTAGAAATGAATGTCAGTCCTGGGCTAAAACATCTTGGAATTACACATTACTCCTGTCTGACATCATAGGTAGTTAATGAGCTGTAGAAAAACCACATGGTTTCTTATCCCCTCATCTGTTTCTTTATTGCAGTGAACACAGTCTGTGGCTCCAATTATGAATGCATTCTTTCCCTTGATCCTTCATTAAATATAGACTCTAGGCTTGTCTGGTGTTTGTGTTGTATCTGCTTCTTCCAGGATATTACAATTAGAGTACCTGATGCCCAGAATATAGTGATATTGCTAAGGTTACACGATCTAAAGTGTGTTTAATCACAGCTTCAGTCACTTggtttcatgttttaattttgccCATTGCATAGCTACGATATAGGATACTTATATTCCTGAGTGGGGAGGCATATTTGCATGTCTGTAGCATATTACTTGAAACCAGAAGCTTATAGATGCTCCCAATTTTCTCTCATGTTTGTCCTCTTCTGTACCATAGTAAGTGTTAGAATTTAAGCTCAGAATAATTATCCTAATTATCAGGTTcttggtctttcttcctttcttccttccttttttccttttttctttctttcttctttttgttttaagactcAATTTCTTTGTGTgaccctggatgtcctggactTCACTCTGTAAGTTACACTGGCTGTAAATTCGATGACAGCTGACTACCTCTGCTttccaaatgctgtgattaaaggaatGTATCATCACTGTCTATTGACATCCTTTATTGATTTTAGATGACAGTTTGTGACTTAATGATGACAAATAGAGGTGGATAGAGGTTTTATAAAAGTGTTTCTTGGTTCCTGGTGACTGTATAAGGAACCCAGAATCATCTTCCTTGAACCAAAATGCTGTTGCATTTCAAAGTGAGGTGGGAGAGATGAGAGAAATTATTCCCAGGTGTGTCAAAgtctaaaaattgttttctttgaattactctttatatgtatatataatccaAATCCTTTACTTAGTGTAGAAAAAATCCTGGTGCACccctattttatttgtttcctggcattcttttcttttcttttttgtttccttttcatttattggatattttctttattcacatttgaaatgttattccgtttctcaatttcccctccagaaaccacccatcccatctcctctctccctgcttctatgatggtgctcccccaaACACCCACCCATCCCTCTTGCCTGCCCACCATGAcatttcccctacactgagatatcaagccttcataggaccaagggcctcttctcccactgatgcctgacaaggccatcacCAGCTACATgtgctgctggagtcatgggttccttcatgtgcactctttgg
Encoded proteins:
- the LOC116894329 gene encoding mas-related G-protein coupled receptor member X2-like codes for the protein MSFCEVLSKTMILLSLIVALVGLVGNATVLWFLGFQMPRNAFSVYILNLAGADFLCICFHIGLYFYSIFDIGFIPNEVPDFFIVVINFAYLCGLSILSSISLERCLSVLWPIWYRCQRPRHTSVVICTLLWVMSLVLSLLEGKECGFLFDLSHFHWCLIFDFITTAWLIILFVVLLVSSLALVITIFCGLHRIPVTRLYVAIVLTVLVFLLLGLPYGIYWFLLVWIEEFNYALPCSFHPVTLFLSCVNSCANPIIYFLVGAIRHHRFQRKSLKILLQQAMQDTPENEECIEMGSSERSREIKNSLEETKSCLDQS